In the genome of Dehalococcoidia bacterium, one region contains:
- a CDS encoding VWA domain-containing protein: MELSVLVALLISAVFAAAPVRADNHQTARIIEVDDSDFPRVRVVLSVAEVGGRPVTGLGAGAFQAEETGAAANVASVQSVVDQRIGVAVVLTIDTSGSMAGNAITQAKAAAGTFLRSLQPVDQAALISFSDNVNVLTALALDRTPALQEVDRLQAVGNTALYTGVARSVEVARSASLARRAIILLSDGQDFGGVSTVSRDESLRLAAEAGVPVYAIGLGPSIDRAYLEQLAGQTGGAFFAAPTPAAIPGIYQQLAELLRSQYVLTIESSAPADVRQRSLFLRINTGSGTLEVRADYTTRRTIPDPTAVPAEVAPLPPPPDKSDNSQLIAIVLAAILVVGVTAVSGRYVQAKVRDRKLAAELAVLAARAASELKTAPEGPRVDGAFPRLSLVVAGGPSKGQRYPIGDEPLTLGAREGCHIRLEGIADEYARVWYRDGKLMFHRLDGRVHGGGAWLSLGPGDSLEVGPHALVVESE; the protein is encoded by the coding sequence ATGGAGTTATCGGTACTCGTCGCGCTCCTCATTAGCGCCGTCTTTGCCGCCGCCCCCGTCCGCGCCGACAATCACCAGACCGCCCGCATCATCGAAGTCGACGACTCGGACTTCCCCCGCGTGCGCGTCGTCCTCAGCGTGGCGGAGGTCGGCGGCCGGCCGGTGACCGGCCTCGGCGCCGGGGCCTTCCAGGCCGAAGAGACCGGCGCGGCCGCCAACGTCGCCAGCGTGCAGTCCGTCGTCGACCAGCGCATCGGCGTCGCCGTCGTCCTCACGATCGACACCAGCGGCAGCATGGCGGGCAACGCCATCACCCAGGCGAAGGCGGCGGCCGGGACCTTTCTGCGCAGCCTCCAGCCCGTCGACCAGGCTGCCCTGATAAGCTTCAGCGACAACGTCAACGTCCTTACCGCGCTCGCCCTTGACCGCACGCCTGCCCTGCAGGAGGTGGACCGCCTTCAGGCAGTCGGGAACACGGCCCTCTATACCGGCGTTGCGCGCTCCGTCGAGGTCGCCCGCTCGGCGAGCCTTGCCCGCCGGGCAATTATCCTGCTCTCGGACGGGCAGGACTTCGGCGGTGTATCGACCGTCTCCCGCGACGAATCGCTGCGCCTCGCCGCCGAGGCTGGCGTCCCGGTGTACGCGATCGGCCTGGGCCCGAGCATCGACCGCGCCTATCTCGAGCAACTGGCCGGCCAGACCGGCGGCGCGTTCTTCGCCGCCCCGACGCCGGCCGCCATACCAGGTATCTATCAGCAGCTCGCGGAACTGCTCCGCAGCCAGTACGTCCTGACCATCGAATCCTCGGCGCCCGCGGACGTCCGCCAGCGCTCGCTGTTCCTCCGCATAAACACTGGCTCGGGAACCCTCGAGGTTCGCGCCGACTACACGACCCGCCGCACCATCCCCGACCCGACCGCCGTGCCGGCGGAGGTGGCCCCGCTACCGCCCCCGCCGGACAAAAGCGACAACTCTCAGCTCATCGCCATCGTCCTGGCGGCGATCCTGGTCGTGGGCGTGACAGCCGTCTCCGGGCGGTATGTGCAAGCGAAGGTGAGGGACCGGAAGCTCGCCGCCGAACTCGCCGTGCTCGCCGCCCGTGCCGCTTCAGAGCTGAAGACGGCGCCGGAGGGCCCGCGAGTCGACGGCGCCTTCCCGCGCCTGAGCCTCGTCGTCGCCGGGGGCCCGAGCAAAGGGCAGCGCTACCCGATCGGCGATGAGCCGCTGACCCTCGGCGCGCGGGAGGGCTGCCACATCCGGCTCGAAGGGATCGCGGATGAGTACGCCCGCGTCTGGTACCGTGACGGCAAGCTGATGTTCCACCGCCTAGACGGACGCGTCCACGGAGGCGGCGCCTGGCTCAGTCTCGGCCCGGGCGACTCGCTTGAGGTGGGGCCGCATGCGCTGGTGGTGGAATCGGAATAG
- a CDS encoding sigma-70 family RNA polymerase sigma factor — MAATVSVALPATAATGARETTAAPLDEATWSKIFDDNYALIYRYAHARLGCREDAEELASQVFLEALRSIHLYKPTDKPILAWLYGIARNLVANHVRRKQRAKAAYDTFAQKLSLPAGDFIVDRLALSQALGKLTPEQRDVIVMRFISGLSTPEIAAAMGRKEGAIYSLQVRALASLRKVLSS; from the coding sequence GTGGCGGCGACAGTATCAGTCGCACTGCCGGCTACAGCGGCGACCGGGGCGCGCGAAACCACTGCAGCACCTCTAGATGAAGCGACCTGGTCGAAAATCTTCGACGACAACTACGCCCTGATATATCGCTACGCCCACGCGCGCCTAGGCTGCCGCGAGGACGCCGAGGAACTGGCCTCGCAGGTGTTCCTGGAGGCGCTGCGCAGCATCCACCTCTACAAACCCACCGACAAGCCTATCCTTGCCTGGCTCTACGGCATCGCCCGGAATCTGGTCGCGAACCACGTCCGGCGCAAGCAGCGAGCGAAGGCGGCGTACGACACGTTCGCGCAGAAGCTGTCGCTCCCTGCCGGGGACTTCATCGTCGACCGGCTGGCACTATCGCAGGCGCTGGGCAAGCTCACGCCGGAGCAGCGGGACGTAATCGTGATGCGCTTCATATCCGGCCTGTCGACGCCGGAGATCGCCGCGGCCATGGGCCGCAAAGAGGGGGCGATCTATTCGCTCCAGGTGCGCGCCCTTGCGTCACTGAGGAAAGTTCTTTCATCTTAA
- a CDS encoding GtrA family protein: MAADPAAGARIGRVGYALPILPSLADAAIGRHQGLLAKVLRYMVIGLAVTAVYDLAVVILTHWQGVAALESAVIAYCLAAPFSYLGHRFYTFCSDAKVRPELTRFLLAAPWSFAASLAGMFVMTSLLGLPAIAGALAATVLVPLGNFLILSYRVFLPSPAGS; the protein is encoded by the coding sequence ATGGCGGCTGATCCTGCGGCGGGGGCCCGGATCGGCCGCGTAGGGTATGCGCTCCCGATCCTGCCATCCCTGGCCGATGCTGCCATCGGCCGCCATCAGGGCCTCCTTGCGAAGGTCCTGAGATACATGGTCATCGGCCTGGCGGTAACGGCGGTCTATGACCTGGCCGTGGTCATATTGACGCACTGGCAGGGGGTTGCTGCGCTGGAGTCGGCGGTCATTGCGTATTGCCTGGCGGCCCCGTTCTCGTACCTTGGGCACCGCTTCTATACGTTTTGCTCCGATGCGAAGGTCCGGCCGGAGCTCACGAGGTTCTTACTTGCCGCTCCTTGGAGTTTTGCGGCCTCTCTTGCAGGGATGTTTGTCATGACCTCGTTGCTCGGGCTGCCGGCAATAGCTGGAGCGCTCGCGGCAACAGTGCTGGTCCCTCTGGGGAACTTTCTGATCTTGAGCTACAGGGTCTTCCTTCCGAGTCCTGCGGGGTCCTGA
- a CDS encoding TadE/TadG family type IV pilus assembly protein: protein MNIFDDPNRRSVPGPRDERGQAGMELLLVFPVFFVVVLLAVEFGVWMYQNVTISNAVRDAARFGSVNCGDGSCTVDEIKQRVVDRSNGAVALGDVTVTWVTRGTATAGQKGSSVAVNARRNYAPIFLPAGVGFTWPIGSCSEMRLERNDTGTIVSGSGC, encoded by the coding sequence GTGAACATCTTCGATGACCCCAACAGGCGCTCCGTCCCCGGCCCCCGTGACGAACGCGGCCAGGCCGGTATGGAGCTCCTTCTGGTCTTCCCAGTCTTCTTCGTCGTTGTCTTGCTCGCGGTGGAGTTCGGGGTGTGGATGTATCAGAACGTGACAATCAGCAACGCCGTCCGGGACGCAGCGCGGTTCGGGTCGGTGAACTGCGGCGACGGCAGCTGCACTGTCGACGAGATCAAGCAGCGCGTTGTGGACCGCTCGAACGGGGCAGTAGCCCTGGGCGATGTCACCGTCACCTGGGTGACGCGCGGCACGGCCACGGCGGGACAGAAGGGCAGCTCGGTGGCGGTGAACGCGCGGCGCAATTACGCGCCCATCTTCCTGCCAGCGGGCGTGGGCTTCACCTGGCCGATCGGGTCCTGCTCTGAGATGCGGCTGGAAAGGAACGACACGGGAACGATCGTGTCGGGGTCGGGCTGCTGA